A DNA window from Zingiber officinale cultivar Zhangliang chromosome 3A, Zo_v1.1, whole genome shotgun sequence contains the following coding sequences:
- the LOC122053153 gene encoding probable E3 ubiquitin-protein ligase XERICO: MGLSSLPTPSDSVLTLVLVNTALTISILKQLLGSLTHLFRLRAAPPLPSDHAAGEQAQEPHSLTERFRTWCKPVRFGSTLGRRRERTADCRVCLARFEPDSVVNRLLCGHFFHKTCLEKWLDYQHATCPLCRTPVLPGEEPGVACFISTSSWPWF; encoded by the coding sequence ATGGGCCTTTCGAGCCTGCCGACCCCATCCGATAGCGTGCTCACTCTGGTGCTTGTCAACACCGCCCTCACCATCTCCATCCTGAAGCAGCTTCTCGGCTCCCTGACCCACCTCTTCCGACTACGCGCGGCGCCTCCACTGCCTTCGGATCACGCCGCTGGGGAACAGGCTCAGGAGCCGCACAGCCTGACGGAGCGGTTCCGCACCTGGTGCAAGCCGGTTCGGTTCGGCTCCACCCTGGGGCGGAGGCGGGAGCGGACCGCCGACTGCCGCGTCTGCCTCGCCCGGTTCGAGCCGGACTCAGTGGTGAACCGTCTCCTCTGCGGCCATTTCTTCCACAAAACCTGCTTAGAAAAGTGGCTCGACTACCAGCACGCCACTTGTCCCCTCTGCCGGACTCCCGTCCTCCCTGGCGAGGAACCGGGCGTTGCCTGCTTCATCTCGACTTCTTCTTGGCCGTGGTTTTAG
- the LOC122050851 gene encoding probable indole-3-pyruvate monooxygenase YUCCA10 produces the protein MTGETRTEVVIVGGGPAGLATSACLNVLSVPNVVLEREACTASLWKLRAYDRLKLHLAKRFCELPHMPFPAGTPTFVPRKQFLDYLTEYERRFALAPVCSTLVERAAYSDSAAEWRVTARDVITGELRLYRSRFLVVATGENSQGFIPSVPGLKSFPGDVLHSTSFKSGRDYAGKRVLVVGSGNSGMEIAYDLCNHGAETSIVIRAPVHLFNKELIYLGMTLLKYLPVAVVDAVVLLIATFKYGDMSKHGIVRPAKGPFRNKIDTGRSAIIDVGTVGKIKSGEIKVVKGEIKSIKGNELEFTNGETKYYDHIVFATGFRSTAKNWLRDDDSLMDANGMPNEKAPNHWKAKKGLYCAGFAQSGLAGVAMDAQNVANDIKKHYA, from the exons ATGACGGGGGAGACGAGGACGGAGGTGGTGATCGTGGGCGGGGGCCCCGCCGGGCTTGCCACGTCGGCGTGCCTCAACGTGCTGTCGGTCCCCAACGTGGTCCTGGAGCGCGAGGCCTGCACCGCCTCGCTGTGGAAGCTGCGGGCCTACGACCGCCTCAAGCTCCACCTGGCCAAGCGCTTCTGCGAGCTCCCGCACATGCCCTTCCCTGCGGGCACCCCCACCTTCGTCCCGCGCAAGCAGTTCCTGGACTACCTCACCGAATACGAGCGCCGCTTCGCCCTCGCCCCCGTCTGCTCCACCCTCGTCGAGCGCGCCGCCTACTCCGACTCCGCCGCCGAGTGGCGCGTCACCGCCCGCGACGTCATCACCGGGGAGCTCAGGCTCTACCGGAGCCGGTTCCTGGTGGTGGCCACCGGGGAGAACAGCCAGGGGTTCATCCCCAGCGTTCCCGGGCTGAAGAGCTTCCCGGGGGACGTCCTGCACTCGACCTCGTTCAAGTCCGGCAGAGACTACGCCGGGAAGAGAGTGCTGGTGGTCGGAAGCGGGAACTCCGGCATGGAGATCGCCTACGACCTGTGCAACCACGGCGCCGAGACTTCCATCGTCATCCGCGCCCca GTTCATCTGTTTAACAAGGAGCTGATATATCTGGGCATGACCTTGCTCAAGTACCTCCCCGTCGCCGTGGTGGACGCCGTGGTGCTGCTCATCGCCACGTTTAAGTACGGCGACATGTCGAAGCACGGCATTGTGAGGCCCGCCAAGGGGCCCTTCAGGAACAAGATCGACACCGGCAGGTCCGCCATCATCGACGTCGGAACCGTCGGCAAGATCAAGTCAGGAGAGATTAAG GTGGTCAAGGGAGAGATCAAAAGCATCAAGGGCAACGAGCTCGAGTTCACAAATGGTGAAACCAAATATTATGATCATATCGTCTTCGCCACGGGGTTTCGAAGCACGGCTAAGAATTGGCTCAGG GATGATGATAGTTTGATGGATGCGAATGGAATGCCTAACGAGAAGGCGCCGAACCATTGGAAGGCAAAGAAGGGACTCTACTGCGCCGGCTTCGCCCAATCAGGCTTGGCAGGAGTGGCCATGGATGCTCAGAACGTCGCCAACGATATCAAGAAACATTATGCATAA
- the LOC122054217 gene encoding ras-related protein RABB1c-like, with the protein MSYAFLFKYIVIGDTGVGKSCLLLQFTDKRFQPVHDLTIGVEFGARMINIDKKPIKLQIWDTAGQESFRSITRSYYRGAAGALLVYDITRRETFNHLASWLEDARQHANAKMTIMLIGNKSDLAHRRAVSAEEGEQFAKDHGLIFMEASAKTAQNVEEAFIDTATNIYKKIQDGVFDVSNESYGIKIGYGGNTGPSDGRDGPSSQGAPCCS; encoded by the exons ATGTCCTACGCCTTCCTCTTCAAGTACATCGTCATCGGCGACACAG GAGTGGGGAAATCATGTCTTCTTCTGCAATTCACAGACAAGCGTTTCCAACCTGTGCATGACTTAACAATCGGGGTTGAATTCGGAGCGAGGATGATAAACATAGACAAGAAGCCCATAAAGCTGCAAATTTGGGACACA GCTGGGCAAGAATCATTCAGATCGATCACCAGATCCTATTACAGAGGTGCTGCCGGTGCATTGCTTGTGTACGACATCACTAGGAGGGAGACGTTCAACCATCTCGCGAGTTGGCTGGAAGATGCGAGGCAGCATGCCAATGCCAAGATGACGATCATGCTCATAGGCAACAAGTCAGACCTGGCTCACAGAAGAGCTGTCAGCGCCGAGGAGGGCGAACAATTCGCCAAGGACCATGGATTGATATTCATGGAAGCTTCGGCCAAAACTGCACAGAACGTCGAGGAG GCATTCATCGACACTGCAACAAACATCTACAAGAAGATTCAGGACGGAGTATTTGATGTATCAAATGAA TCTTATGGAATCAAAATTGGTTATGGAGGAAATACAGGGCCATCAGATGGAAGAGATGGACCCTCTTCTCAAGGTGCTCCTTGTTGCAGCTAA
- the LOC122050850 gene encoding enhancer of mRNA-decapping protein 4-like — translation MASPGGGPNTSAIYDTQALLKPPSPSPGAIPRQPFPPTSAYPSPLPPSTFPTPTHPGAFSYPMATPPFHHHPFLHYPQESLHRLPVIYPPVHPHLPNPNPSTNPSTTSNTNPGARLMALLNPPASPQLEPAVSMPPPSSTPSDFLMPSTVGVLHPMPSAPHAALAQPAPTRLPSNKLPRGRLLSTGAHAVYDVDSRLPGENQPPQLEVTPITKYISDPGLVLGRQIAVSRTYICYGLKLGAVRVLNINTALRSLLKGHSQVSIIVTSFEEESHSGDDIAMVESKRTLLATAEEDGRDSTINATEDITEPSVVTVSQSLSVVKGKKQKGKQHQTSSPSSPSSTLLHSTYSLNESALSENAPLVDPASTDILAMQEMLSQVVNMQKELQKQMSVIVAAPVAKEGKRMETSLSRNIEKMIKANGDALWARVQEENAKYEKFDKERMQQITNLIANNVNKDLPTILERAVKKELSAIGSTVARSVAPAISSAIAESFQRGVGDKAVTQLEKSVSSKLEATVARQIQVQFQNSGKQILQDSLRSCLESSVVPAFEQSCKAMFEQVDNAFQKGMNEHAAAAHQQLEAANTPLAVTLREAISSASSITQSLTTELIDGQRKILALIAAGNTKVLNPLVSQQANGPTASPPEMQASLSLLQVGAHLDPTKELSRLISERKYEEAFTLALQRSDVSIVSWLCAQVDLHAICSTVPLPLSQGVLLALLQQMACDIGNETSRKVGWMTDVAVVINPADQMIALHVRPIFEQVYSLSGRQRALPTTTAPESAIIRLLMHVINSVLTSCK, via the exons ATGGCGTCCCCCGGCGGGGGCCCCAACACCTCTGCAATCTACGACACGCAGGCCCTGCTCAAGCCCCCCAGCCCTAGTCCCGGTGCCATTCCCCGGCAGCCATTCCCTCCTACCTCTGCGTACCCGTCTCCGCTACCGCCGTCGACATTTCCGACTCCAACGCATCCAGGCGCTTTCTCATACCCCATGGCTACTCCGCCTTTCCACCACCATCCTTTCCTCCATTACCCCCAGGAGTCCCTCCACCGCCTCCCAGTCATCTACCCGCCTGTGCATCCCCACCTTCCGAACCCCAATCCCAGCACTAACCCCAGTACTACCTCCAATACAAATCCCGGTGCTCGCCTTATGGCCCTCCTGAACCCTCCTGCAAGCCCCCAACTTGAACCCGCCGTCTCGATGCCGCCTCCCTCTTCTACTCCTTCGGATTTCCTGATGCCTTCCACGGTTGGCGTGCTTCATCCTATGCCGTCAGCACCACATGCGGCACTGGCCCAGCCAGCGCCAACGAGGTTGCCGAGCAACAAATTGCCTAGGGGTCGGCTTCTCAGCACAGGGGCACATGCTGTCTATGATGTGGATTCACGTCTGCCGGGAGAGAACCAACCGCCTCAGCTCGAGGTGACGCCGATCACCAAGTATATATCTGACCCAGGGCTTGTTTTGGGCCGGCAAATTGCCGTCAGCAGGACCTACATATGCTATGGGCTTAAGCTTGGTGCTGTTCGGGTGCTAAATATCAACACAGCTCTGAGATCTTTGCTAAAGGGGCATTCTCAG GTTTCTATAATAGTAACTTCCTTTGAAGAAGAAAGTCACTCAGGTGATGACATTGCTATGGTTGAGTCAAAGAGAACCTTATTAGCTACCGCTGAGGAAGATGGACGAGATAGCACAATAAATGCAACAGAAGATATAACTGAACCTTCTGTTGTTACTGTATCTCAATCTCTCTCGGTTGTCAAAGGAAagaaacaaaaaggaaaacaacatCAAACATCCAGTCCTTCATCACCTTCCTCTACCCTTCTGCACTCCACCTATTCTTTGAATGAATCAGCACTCAGTGAGAATGCCCCTTTAGTTGATCCTGCTTCCACAGATATTCTTGCAATGCAGGAAATGCTGAGCCAG GTAGTGAATATGCAGAAGGAACTGCAAAAGCAGATGAGTGTAATTGTGGCTGCTCCTGTAGCGAAGGAAGGAAAACGAATGGAGACTTCCTTGAGCCGAAATATAGAGAAGATGATCAAAGCTAATGGAGATGCTTTATGGGCCCGTGTTCAAGAAGAAAATGCAAAATATGAGAAGTTTGACAAGGAACGTATGCAACAAATCACCAATCTAATTGCTAACAATGTGAATAAGGACTTGCCAACCATTTTAGAGAGGGCAGTGAAGAAAGAACTTTCTGCAATAGGATCCACTGTGGCTCGTTCAGTTGCACCTGCTATTTCTTCAGCTATAGCAGAGTCAtttcag AGGGGAGTTGGCGATAAAGCAGTAACTCAGTTGGAGAAGTCAGTCAGTTCTAAACTTGAAGCTACTGTTGCAAGACAAATCCAAGTGCAGTTTCAAAACTCTGGGAAGCAGATTCTTCAG GATTCTCTTAGATCCTGTTTGGAATCATCTGTGGTTCCTGCATTTGAGCAATCTTGTAAAGCAATGTTTGAGCAAGTTGACAATGCATTCCAGAAAGGAATGAATGAACACGCTGCTGCTGCTCATCAACAACTTGAGGCAGCAAATACACCTTTAGCAGTTACTTTAAGG GAAGCAATCAGCTCTGCATCTTCAATCACCCAAAGTCTCACTACTGAGTTAATTGATGGCCAACGAAAAATTTTGGCTCTTATAGCAGCAGGAAACACAAAGGTTCTAAACCCTCTGGTTTCCCAACAAGCTAACGGCCCTACAGCTAGCCCTCCTGAGATG CAGGCCTCCCTGTCTCTCCTGCAGGTTGGGGCACATCTAGATCCGACAAAAGAACTCTCGAGATTAATTTCTGAGCGTAAATATGAGGAAGCATTCACACTGGCGCTTCAAAGAAGCGATGTGTCGATAGTGTCTTGGCTATGTGCACAG GTGGATTTGCATGCTATTTGTTCCACAGTGCCACTTCCCCTAAGTCAAGGTGTTCTTCTGGCACTTCTGCAGCAAATGGCCTGTGATATCGGCAATGAGACATCCAGAAAAGTTGGCTGGATGACTGATGTTGCTGTAGTAATCAACCCGGCTGACCAAATGATTGCGTTACACGTCCGACCTATCTTTGAGCAAGTGTACAGTTTGTCGGGTCGCCAAAGAGCCCTTCCAACGactactgcccctgagtcagccATCATCCGCCTATTGATGCATGTTATAAATTCTGTACTCACATCCTGCAAGTGA